In the Nocardioides panaciterrulae genome, GTCTCGATGAGCTCCAGGTCCACGGGGCAGGACGATGTCAGCCGGCGCGACCGGCATGCCACTAGATTTCGCCTCATGCTGGTCTCCGAGCGCATCGGGCAGTTCTTCGTCGAGGGCGACAGCGGGCGGGACCGCCTGGAGTACACCGAGTACGGCTCCGGCGACGCCTGGGTGGTGCTGCTGCACGGGCAGCTGATGCCCCGCCGGATGCACCAGCCGCTGGCGCGCGCGCTCGCGGCCGAGGGCCTGCACGTGGTCACGCTCGACCTGCTCGGCCACGGCCGCTCCGACCGGCCGGCCGACCCGCTGCTCTACTCGATGACCGCGTTCGCGGAGCAGGTGGTGGCGCTGCTGGACCACCTCGGCGCCCCGCAGGCGGTGATCGGAGGTACGTCGCTCGGCGCGAACGTCTCGCTCGAGGTCGCGGTGATCGCCCCGGACCGGGTGCGCGGCCTGCTCATCGAGATGCCGGTGCTCAACAACGCGCTCGAGGCGGGCATCCTTGCGTTCGGCCCGCTGC is a window encoding:
- a CDS encoding alpha/beta fold hydrolase — protein: MLVSERIGQFFVEGDSGRDRLEYTEYGSGDAWVVLLHGQLMPRRMHQPLARALAAEGLHVVTLDLLGHGRSDRPADPLLYSMTAFAEQVVALLDHLGAPQAVIGGTSLGANVSLEVAVIAPDRVRGLLIEMPVLNNALEAGILAFGPLLFAARFLPFTVNGLRLLTRPVPRGLVPFWAGIALDTLDQHADSVAAVVHGLFFGRIAPSSKQRRGITAPALVVGHPADPIHPAADAAMLAGEMPRATFVRARSILEWRATPDRLNRAAIGFALGCWQTPGRARRAGR